One genomic window of Thermococcus indicus includes the following:
- a CDS encoding zinc ribbon domain-containing protein gives MVIIEVLRCERCGAPLETTPEDVIVVCPYCGYPNSYDRIFTEKNVFFVESLPKKEILRLFWERVRRDRDYLGLRGKIEVAKVEGFYVPLWFGRVKGSGYVRYVDKIKEGNKTKRVVRYRNFEEKSVVCIPARRSVYDVTVEELARKMGRRIYIASGEMSHVLSRIMEPRPISELTPEKWEELELDFLNTDFGKEQAKAALLDRSSDRAKEIHVPTDKEMKAFWFNGEVEDFALVFYPLWKVYYDIEGGTYFVAYDGHEGKEVLALEPVRVWRKVAYALTALFGVSIAALFSTPYGNVEYWDFALHARQGAVFTLIIPGLLAYFGFELAKGYGRKMARDVRVER, from the coding sequence GTGGTAATCATCGAGGTTCTCAGGTGCGAGCGGTGCGGTGCACCCCTTGAGACCACCCCGGAGGATGTAATAGTCGTCTGTCCCTACTGTGGCTATCCCAACTCTTACGATAGAATCTTCACCGAGAAGAACGTCTTCTTCGTTGAGAGCCTTCCAAAGAAGGAAATCCTGCGCCTCTTCTGGGAGCGCGTGAGGAGGGACAGGGATTACCTGGGCCTCCGCGGGAAGATCGAAGTTGCGAAGGTGGAGGGATTCTACGTCCCGCTTTGGTTCGGCAGGGTAAAGGGAAGTGGGTACGTTAGATACGTGGACAAAATCAAGGAAGGCAACAAGACAAAACGAGTCGTCAGATACCGAAATTTTGAGGAGAAATCCGTTGTCTGTATCCCCGCAAGGAGGAGCGTCTACGACGTGACTGTAGAGGAGCTGGCCAGGAAGATGGGACGGAGGATCTACATAGCATCGGGGGAGATGAGTCACGTCCTCTCCAGAATTATGGAGCCGAGGCCAATATCCGAACTCACCCCCGAAAAGTGGGAGGAACTCGAGCTGGACTTCCTGAACACTGATTTCGGAAAGGAGCAGGCAAAGGCGGCGCTTCTGGACAGGTCCTCTGACCGGGCCAAGGAAATCCATGTTCCAACGGACAAGGAGATGAAGGCGTTCTGGTTCAACGGTGAGGTCGAGGACTTTGCCCTTGTCTTTTACCCCCTCTGGAAGGTGTACTACGATATCGAGGGTGGAACGTATTTCGTTGCATACGACGGCCACGAGGGAAAGGAAGTGCTCGCTCTTGAGCCGGTGAGGGTCTGGCGCAAGGTGGCCTACGCCCTAACTGCCCTTTTCGGTGTTTCGATAGCGGCTCTGTTTTCGACCCCCTACGGCAACGTGGAATACTGGGATTTTGCCCTTCACGCCAGACAGGGGGCTGTTTTTACCCTGATAATCCCGGGTCTGCTCGCATACTTCGGGTTTGAGCTCGCCAAGGGCTACGGGCGAAAGATGGCCAGAGATGTGAGGGTTGAACGATGA
- a CDS encoding 7-carboxy-7-deazaguanine synthase QueE: MKLIMAEVFNSWQGEGGSVEGSAFGRRQIFVRFAGCDLNCLWCDSREYIKASQVSRWRYEVEPFTGKFEYRPNPAELGDVVDAILRLDTGDLHSISYTGGEPTLQVEPLKALMGEMKSLGFDNFLETHGGLPELIKDVAHLTDYASVDIKDETARATEDWRALVLREVKSIRILKEAGVKVYAKLVVTSETKLENVRWYAELLKGLAPLVIQPREPIEVSQERLMELYREAALIMGRKNVGLSFQVHKYLNVL; this comes from the coding sequence ATGAAGCTCATAATGGCCGAGGTCTTCAACAGCTGGCAGGGTGAAGGCGGGAGCGTCGAAGGCTCAGCTTTTGGCAGGAGGCAGATTTTCGTCCGCTTCGCAGGCTGCGACCTTAACTGCCTCTGGTGCGACTCCAGGGAGTACATCAAGGCTTCCCAGGTTTCACGCTGGCGCTACGAGGTGGAGCCCTTCACGGGGAAGTTCGAGTACAGACCTAATCCAGCGGAGCTTGGTGATGTCGTTGATGCCATTCTGCGCCTCGATACCGGCGACCTTCACTCGATAAGCTACACCGGAGGCGAGCCGACGCTCCAGGTAGAACCGCTCAAAGCCCTTATGGGGGAGATGAAGAGCCTCGGCTTCGACAACTTCCTGGAAACCCACGGCGGTCTTCCGGAGCTGATTAAAGATGTTGCCCACCTTACCGATTACGCCAGCGTGGACATAAAGGACGAGACCGCGAGAGCGACAGAGGACTGGAGGGCTTTGGTTCTCCGCGAGGTCAAGAGCATAAGGATTCTGAAGGAAGCAGGGGTAAAAGTTTACGCCAAGCTCGTGGTCACCTCAGAAACGAAGCTGGAGAACGTCCGCTGGTACGCCGAACTGCTGAAGGGTTTAGCTCCCCTCGTAATCCAGCCGAGGGAGCCGATTGAGGTAAGCCAGGAAAGGCTCATGGAGCTCTACCGCGAGGCGGCCCTTATCATGGGCAGGAAGAACGTCGGCCTGAGCTTTCAGGTTCACAAGTACCTCAACGTGCTTTGA